CGCCAACCCGCCCTACGAAATGACCGGCTACCAAGCCGATTTAGGCAAAGGCTTCTGGGCTAGTTTATACGACGAATCGCGCCGCGATAAACTACTGGCAGTGGCCGATTCTAATCTGGTAAAACAAATCTTAAAGCCCAACGACTGGAACGATTACGAGGTGCGCAGCGAAGGCAAGCGTATTCAAATTAAGCTTAACGGTCAGCAAACAGTAGATTACACCGAACCGGAAGCCACTATTCCGCAATCGGGCCTGATTGCCTTGCAAGTACACGGCGGCGGGAAAGTAGAGGTATATTACAAAGATATTTATCTGGAAGAACTGCCGAAATCAAGAAAATAACAAGGACAACAACCAGGTACCGGGTTGATTGCGAATAAGTACTAAAACAAAAAAAGCTTTTTTGTAAATGCTGATTTTGAACGGGCATCTGCCCGAAATTACTCTTTTTAATATTGCTTTTCTTTAGAAATAATCGCTACTTTATAGGTTAAACCGGGTACTTACTTGCCAAAATAAAGGCGGTTCGGGCATCTTCCATTTTTAAAATTTAGCCGAAAGGCTATTCATTCTGATTATAACGCATCTTAATTCTTGTTTTATGAACTTACCCCGTTCTCTTGCATTGCTCTTTTTAACTTTATCTCTTAGTGCTTCTGCTGCTGCCGCCAAGCCGGGGGTGCCAATGGCAAAAATTAAAAAACTAGCCAAGTACGACCGGGAATATACCCTGCAAACCACCATTTTGGGTTACTACGGGCCCGATGGCAAACGCAACCCGGTGCTGCAAGCTAAAAAAGGCGAAACTGTGCGCATTAAAATCGTGAACGGCGAACTCATGACCCACGACATTGCCCTGGAAAAAATAGGGGTAAAAAGTAAAGTGCTCGTGGAAAAAGGCGACACCGCCAGCGTAGTTTTTAAAGCCACCCAAAGCGATACGTATTTCTGTACCATTCCGGGGCATAAAGCGGCCGGTATGGTGGGCAAATTTGAAGTAGTAGCCGAAATTGCTTCCTCGGAAAAAGTAATTCCGGGAATAGCGCCTAAAAACGCTGGTAGAGTTTTAAACCTGAATTTTGAGAAAGGTACCCTACAGGACTGGACCGCCGAAGGTGATGCTTTTCAGAGTCCGATTGTGTCGCAGGATCCTTCGCCGGTGCACGAAAAAGACATGAAAATCAGCATGTCGGGTAAGCACTTTGTGAGCAGTGGCGGCACTAAAAATTATAAATTAACTGGTACGCTAACTTCGGCGCCTTTCCTGGTGAACCAGCCATTTGCCGCCTTTAAAGTATCGGGCGGCGCCTTACAAGATACTCGCGTAGAATTGGTGCGGGCTGATAACAACCAGGTGTTTTTTCAAATTACCGGTTCGGGCCGGGCTACTTTGCAACCTGTGGTGGTTGATTTAAAAGACGTACAGAACAAAGAAATTTTCATCCGGTTAGTTGATAAAGAAACTGGTATTTCTACCATTCCCTATATTGGCGATGACAAATGGGCCCACATAAACTTCGATGATTTTCAGTTTTATGCTACCCGTCCTGATTTCCCGAATGAGTTAAAGCCAAGCGATATTGCCATTTTACCTCCAATCGATCCGGTTTTGCACGCCGGCTTATCTGGCCCGGAAGCCGCCAAAGCCATGACCATGGCACCCGGATTTACCGTGAAATTAGCCGCTTCCGAACCACAGATTATTCGCCCTATCAGCTTTACCATCGATCCCCGCGGCCGTTTATGGGTAGCCGAAGCGCATACCTATCCGGTACGGGCTCCCGAAGGCCAGGGCCGCGATCGGGTACTAATCTTTGAAGATACCGATGGCGACGGCACCCTGGACAGCCGCAAAGTATTCGCCGAAAATTTAAATTTGATCAGCGCCATTGAAGTGGGCATGGGTGGCGTATGGCTCGGCTCAGCGCCGAACCTCTTGTTTATTCCGGTAGATAAATCCGGCGATAAACCGGCTGGTCCGCCACAAACGCTGCTCGATGGTTGGGGCCTGGATGATACCCACGAAATTTTGAATAACTTCCGCTGGGGACCCGATGGTTGGTTGTACGGCACGCACGGCGTATTTACCCATTCCAAAGTAGGCGCACCAGGCACCCCCGAAGACCAGCGCGTTAAATTAAACGCCGGCGTGTGGCGCTTTCACCCGACTACCAAGAAATTTGAGTTATTCTCCGAAGGTACCAGTAACCCCTGGGGCATCGACTGGAACGACTACGGTCATGCTTTTATTACGGTGTGCGTAATCCCGCACATGTTCCATATGATTCAAGGTGGAAGGTACCAGCGGCAGGCCGGCGAGCATTTCAACAAATTCACCTACGACGATATTAAGCAATCTGGCGATCACGTGCACTGGGTCGGCGACCGTGGGCCGCACGCCGGTAATTTTAGATCGGATGCCAAAGGTGGTGGGCACGCCCACGCCGGGGCTATGATTTACCTGGGCAACGAGAACTGGCCGAAAGAACTGCGCAACAATGTGTTCATGAACAACATTCACGGCAGCAAGGTAAACGTAGACCAGTTAAACCGCAAAGGTTCGGGTTACGTGGCCAGCCACGATAAAGACTTTCTGGTTACCAACGATTCCTGGTCGCAGTGGCTGAATTTTCGCTACGATCCGAGCGGGTCGGTGTTCGCCATCGACTGGTACGACAAAAATCAATGCCACAGCTCTAACCCCGACGTGCACCAGAAAACCATGGGCCGGATTTTTAAAATCAGCCACGAGTCCGATAAGTTTGTGAAGGTAGATTTGGCTAAAGCGTCGGATAAGGAACTGGTAAATTACCAGCTGCACAAAAACGAGTGGTACGTGCGTAACGCCCGCTTAATTTTGCAGAAGCGCGGTCCGAACAAAAAAGTGCATAAAGCCCTTAAGGAAATTTTAAAAAATAACCCTGACGAAACCCGGAAACTCCGCGCCATGTGGGCTTTGCACGTAACCAAAGGCTTAGATGAAAAAGAGTTGCTGGCTTTATTGGATGAAAAGAGTGAATACGTCAGAAGCTGGGCTATTCAGCTTTTAGCCGAAGATCAAAACTTATCCGACGCCGCGCTTAAACGTTTTGCCGAGATGGCCAAAAACGATCAATCCGCGGTAGTTCGTTTGTACCTGGTGTCGGCCATGCAGCGCACCGCTCCGGAAAAACGCTGGGAAACGCTGGAAGCCTTAGCCCAGCACGAAGAAGATAAAGACGATCATAATTTGCCTTTGATGTTATGGTACGCTTTTGAGCCCATGGTACCCACCGATATGAACCGGGCAATTGAATTGGCCCGCAAAGCCAAAGTAAATTCCATTTTACCGTTCACCGTACAACGCGTAGCCGCCATCAACACTCCGGAATCCAAGAAAGCGCTGGAAGGCTTGCAACACCACCTGGGCATGATGGACCACAGCCACCAGAACCACACGGTACAAGCTCTGGTAAAAAAAGCCCTGGAACCGAAGTGAAATTTTAAAAATTGAAAAATACTCCATTAATCTAATTGGTAGTACTTCCAGCTAAAAGCAAAAGCCCTTGCGTTTACGCAAGGGCTTTTGCTTTTCATAACCTGATGTACATTAGCGCTGGTTTACTTCCTAGTCTTATTCTTTGATAATGATCAAGAATGCCACCATCTCTTTTCCTGTTATTCAATGGGAGACAATTCTGCTGCGTAGCTAAATAGTTTCCTCCTGAATGACCCTAATTTTTAAAATTTGATTGCTATGCAACAAATAGCCGTTCCAGGTGCAAAAGGTGACGCTAAACTGTTCGAGCGTTCAGCGAGTTTTTAGCGTCTTGATTTTTTTGGTTCTTTTTGTATCAAGACAAAAAGAACAAATACTTCAGCAATGAAACAACTTCACTTAGAAACCAAAGCTATCAAGACAGCTATGCGAACGAGAACCTCCTTTTTGATTTGCCAGCTAAGGAAGTAAATCCGCACATAGTTGAATTATCCTAAATTTTTAAAAATTACGTTAACTCGGCTGTTGTACCAACAGCTTTTTTCACCGCCGGAGCCACAACCGTTCCTAATAACTCAATCGCCCGCAGAACTTTGTCGTGGGGCAAGGTACCCACACTAATGTGCAACAAAAAGCGGGTATTCTGAAAAAGCTCGTAGTTGTACAAAATCTTATCAATTACCTGCTGCGGACTACCTACTAACAAAGAACCTTCTGGGGCGCGCATCATCTCAAACTGCGGCCGGTTCATGGGCGGCCAACCGCGTTCCCGGCCAATCTGGCTCATTAAAAACGCATAAGGTCCGTAAAAATCATCCGCAGCTTTTTTTGAATCTTCCCCGATAAACCCGTGCGAGTTAATACCCAGTTGCAGTTTCGTTGTATCGTGACCGGCTTTCTGGTAGGTTTCTCGGTACAGGTTGGTGAAAGGTACAAACCGCTCCGGCATGCCGCCAATAATGGCCAAAGTCATGGGTAAGCCGTAGTTGGCCGCCCGCACCACCGATTCTGGGGTACCACCCACGGCTACCCAAATCGGCAACTCGGGTTGGTAGGGGCGGGGGTAAACGCCGCGGTTATCAATGGAGGGTCGGTGGTGGCCTTCCCAGGTGATTTTTTCGCTTTTATTAAGTTTTAGAAGTAAGTCCAGCTTTTCGGCGTATAGGGTGTGGTAGTCTTTTAAATCGTTGCCAAACAGCGGGAAAGATTCGATAAAAGAACCCCGGCCCGCCATAATCTCGGCCCGGCCTTTAGATAATAAATCTACGTGGGCAAAATCCTGAAAAACCCGCACCGGATCGTCGGAACTTAGTACTGTAACGGCGCTGGTAAGTTTTATATTCTTGGTTTTAACGGCGGCGGCAGCCAGAACAATGGCCGGCGAAGAAACTACAAAATCCGGCCGGTGGTGTTCGCCAATACCAAACACATCAAGGCCAACCTGGTCGGCCAGTTCAATTTCTTCCATCAGGTTGCTTATCCGTTGGTACGGAGCTAAAAGTTTGCCGGTGCTCGGGTCGGGCGTATTTTCAACGAAGGTGGTTATGCCAATTTCCATGATACATGTAGGTACATTAATTTACGCAAAAGAACAGGAATAATTTAATTAACCCAATTTTAGCAGGCGAATGCTTTGGGGTAGTTACTTTATTAAATGTTATCCTGTAAAAATTTAAAAAAATACTTTTTACAGGATAGTAAACAAGTGGTAAATGTTACAGCTTTAAGTTTAACCAAAAATAAAGGCGCAAGTTGCTCCTAAATAAAAAAGGTAGTTCCCGTTAAAGAACTACCTTTTTAAGTAAATGAATTTATGGCTTATAAACCTTGAATCCAGCTTTTTACATCCTGGGCGGCTTTGCCTATTTTGTCGCCAATTTTACCAAACCATTCTTCTTGTTTTCCTTCTGAATACTCCAGATCATCGTCGGTTAAATGGGCATATTGTTGTCTGATTTTACCTTTGGTTTCGGTCCAGTTGCTGCGGGCTCTTAGCTCGGCAGCATCATCGTTAAAGCTATTATTTTCCATTTTGTTTTATCTTTAAGTAATTACACATGGTGTATAAAAGTATTAACGGTATTTATCCGTAAGGGTTATTAATTATCTTTCCGTATTTAATACTAGTGGCAAATAATTGTAGGTTAGATTAACGGGAACCTGAACCATAGATATGGTTTAATGGCTGGTA
The sequence above is a segment of the Adhaeribacter swui genome. Coding sequences within it:
- a CDS encoding PVC-type heme-binding CxxCH protein yields the protein MNLPRSLALLFLTLSLSASAAAAKPGVPMAKIKKLAKYDREYTLQTTILGYYGPDGKRNPVLQAKKGETVRIKIVNGELMTHDIALEKIGVKSKVLVEKGDTASVVFKATQSDTYFCTIPGHKAAGMVGKFEVVAEIASSEKVIPGIAPKNAGRVLNLNFEKGTLQDWTAEGDAFQSPIVSQDPSPVHEKDMKISMSGKHFVSSGGTKNYKLTGTLTSAPFLVNQPFAAFKVSGGALQDTRVELVRADNNQVFFQITGSGRATLQPVVVDLKDVQNKEIFIRLVDKETGISTIPYIGDDKWAHINFDDFQFYATRPDFPNELKPSDIAILPPIDPVLHAGLSGPEAAKAMTMAPGFTVKLAASEPQIIRPISFTIDPRGRLWVAEAHTYPVRAPEGQGRDRVLIFEDTDGDGTLDSRKVFAENLNLISAIEVGMGGVWLGSAPNLLFIPVDKSGDKPAGPPQTLLDGWGLDDTHEILNNFRWGPDGWLYGTHGVFTHSKVGAPGTPEDQRVKLNAGVWRFHPTTKKFELFSEGTSNPWGIDWNDYGHAFITVCVIPHMFHMIQGGRYQRQAGEHFNKFTYDDIKQSGDHVHWVGDRGPHAGNFRSDAKGGGHAHAGAMIYLGNENWPKELRNNVFMNNIHGSKVNVDQLNRKGSGYVASHDKDFLVTNDSWSQWLNFRYDPSGSVFAIDWYDKNQCHSSNPDVHQKTMGRIFKISHESDKFVKVDLAKASDKELVNYQLHKNEWYVRNARLILQKRGPNKKVHKALKEILKNNPDETRKLRAMWALHVTKGLDEKELLALLDEKSEYVRSWAIQLLAEDQNLSDAALKRFAEMAKNDQSAVVRLYLVSAMQRTAPEKRWETLEALAQHEEDKDDHNLPLMLWYAFEPMVPTDMNRAIELARKAKVNSILPFTVQRVAAINTPESKKALEGLQHHLGMMDHSHQNHTVQALVKKALEPK
- a CDS encoding CsbD family protein; the encoded protein is MENNSFNDDAAELRARSNWTETKGKIRQQYAHLTDDDLEYSEGKQEEWFGKIGDKIGKAAQDVKSWIQGL
- a CDS encoding LLM class flavin-dependent oxidoreductase, with the protein product MEIGITTFVENTPDPSTGKLLAPYQRISNLMEEIELADQVGLDVFGIGEHHRPDFVVSSPAIVLAAAAVKTKNIKLTSAVTVLSSDDPVRVFQDFAHVDLLSKGRAEIMAGRGSFIESFPLFGNDLKDYHTLYAEKLDLLLKLNKSEKITWEGHHRPSIDNRGVYPRPYQPELPIWVAVGGTPESVVRAANYGLPMTLAIIGGMPERFVPFTNLYRETYQKAGHDTTKLQLGINSHGFIGEDSKKAADDFYGPYAFLMSQIGRERGWPPMNRPQFEMMRAPEGSLLVGSPQQVIDKILYNYELFQNTRFLLHISVGTLPHDKVLRAIELLGTVVAPAVKKAVGTTAELT
- a CDS encoding 3-keto-disaccharide hydrolase, coding for MKNALLFLLFVSLAPVVISQTKPKAIRLFNGKNFKNWQGDTLKTWRIQDGALVGGSLTEKVPHNEFLSTTKSYSNYVLRLKIKLTGTEGFINGGVQFHSQRIANPPYEMTGYQADLGKGFWASLYDESRRDKLLAVADSNLVKQILKPNDWNDYEVRSEGKRIQIKLNGQQTVDYTEPEATIPQSGLIALQVHGGGKVEVYYKDIYLEELPKSRK